In Megamonas funiformis, the following proteins share a genomic window:
- a CDS encoding type I toxin-antitoxin system Fst family toxin, producing MFNIYDFLISIMAGFVSGLAVHYFCKWLDSNKTKN from the coding sequence TTGTTTAACATCTATGATTTTCTTATTTCTATTATGGCAGGTTTTGTATCAGGTTTAGCCGTACATTATTTTTGCAAGTGGTTAGATAGTAATAAGACTAAAAATTAA
- a CDS encoding single-stranded DNA-binding protein — MKVYGVGRLTKDMDINYSASGICVIKFSLAENIYNYKTKETEAEFYDCVAFGKLAERLGNLNIEKGEKLQIEGRLSVKVYVNKHGNKSKYTQIILNSFELCGKKAGNKK, encoded by the coding sequence ATGAAAGTTTACGGTGTTGGTAGATTAACAAAAGATATGGATATAAATTATAGTGCTAGTGGAATATGTGTTATAAAATTTAGTCTTGCAGAAAATATTTATAATTATAAAACGAAAGAAACAGAAGCAGAATTTTATGATTGTGTAGCTTTTGGCAAACTTGCCGAAAGATTAGGCAATTTAAACATAGAAAAAGGCGAAAAATTGCAGATTGAAGGTAGATTATCTGTAAAAGTTTATGTAAATAAACATGGTAATAAAAGTAAATATACACAAATTATATTAAATAGTTTTGAATTATGTGGCAAGAAAGCAGGTAACAAAAAATGA
- a CDS encoding antirestriction protein ArdA has protein sequence MTTNNIYASIFLTNLGKYVEGYLIGKWITLSTAINWKEELESIDVKDGTDYEEFFITDFESNANIKINEYISISELEEMAEKIEELNNTIDSDIFKAILTCASDFDEAYNVAINGDYIYYSDVNDEADLGHALVDEGFFNNIDEKIKMYLDYESIGRDYMINVNGSFSDNGFIALY, from the coding sequence ATGACTACTAATAATATTTATGCAAGTATTTTTTTAACTAATTTGGGTAAATACGTTGAAGGTTATCTAATTGGTAAATGGATTACATTATCTACAGCTATAAATTGGAAAGAAGAATTAGAAAGCATAGACGTTAAAGACGGTACAGATTACGAAGAATTTTTTATAACAGATTTTGAAAGCAATGCAAATATAAAAATAAATGAATATATATCTATTAGTGAATTAGAAGAAATGGCAGAAAAAATTGAAGAACTTAATAATACTATTGATAGTGATATTTTTAAGGCTATTTTAACTTGTGCTTCTGATTTTGACGAAGCTTATAACGTGGCTATTAATGGCGATTATATTTATTATAGTGATGTTAATGACGAAGCTGATTTAGGTCATGCTTTAGTTGATGAAGGCTTCTTTAATAATATAGATGAAAAAATAAAAATGTACCTAGATTATGAAAGCATAGGTAGGGATTACATGATAAATGTAAATGGTAGTTTTTCCGATAATGGTTTTATTGCTTTATATTAA
- a CDS encoding ParA family protein: protein MTRIISIINQKGGVGKTTTAQNLAAGLEKKGFKTLLIDLDAQCNLTYSVNVDSKYTIYDVFSDKISIKEAIYNNFIAGSPLLSTIDTILNQTGKEYKLKEALSDIINHFDFIILDTPPALGTITINALTAATEALITAQPDAYSLQGISQLYQTIFAVKKYCNPQLKVCGILLTRYNKRTIISNNATTSIINKAKQLNTKVFDTKIRECTAIKESQVVQKNIFDYAKYSNASFDYQKLVEEILGE from the coding sequence ATGACGCGTATTATTAGTATCATAAATCAAAAAGGTGGCGTTGGTAAAACTACAACGGCACAAAATTTAGCTGCTGGTTTAGAAAAAAAAGGTTTTAAAACTCTTTTAATTGATTTAGATGCACAATGCAACTTAACCTATTCAGTTAATGTTGATAGCAAATATACAATCTATGATGTATTTTCAGATAAAATTTCTATAAAAGAAGCAATATATAATAATTTTATTGCTGGTTCACCTTTATTATCTACTATAGATACTATTTTAAATCAAACAGGAAAAGAATATAAATTAAAAGAAGCTTTATCTGACATTATTAATCATTTTGATTTTATCATTTTAGATACTCCGCCTGCATTGGGAACTATCACCATTAACGCCTTAACAGCAGCTACTGAAGCTTTAATAACAGCTCAACCAGATGCTTATAGTCTACAAGGTATTAGTCAATTATATCAAACAATTTTTGCTGTAAAAAAATATTGTAATCCACAATTAAAAGTTTGTGGTATTTTATTAACACGATATAATAAACGCACAATAATTAGCAACAATGCAACAACTTCAATTATAAATAAAGCCAAACAACTTAATACTAAAGTTTTCGATACAAAAATTAGAGAATGTACTGCTATTAAAGAATCTCAAGTAGTACAAAAAAATATATTTGATTATGCTAAATATAGTAATGCAAGTTTTGATTATCAAAAATTAGTAGAAGAAATATTAGGAGAATAA
- a CDS encoding toxin-antitoxin system HicB family antitoxin, translating to MDKKKDFTSKMDEMIPAMNFISSSSIEQKEEQNTVINNNTTSKKYLSSEEIKSINVPEGFRVNPILIEKKSKKIALAIYPSLHKKLKEIASKKNISVNDYICKAISIALEEEKI from the coding sequence ATGGATAAGAAAAAAGACTTCACATCTAAAATGGATGAAATGATTCCTGCTATGAATTTTATATCAAGTTCATCAATAGAACAAAAAGAAGAACAAAATACAGTAATTAACAACAATACTACATCAAAAAAATATTTATCCTCAGAAGAAATTAAATCTATAAATGTTCCTGAAGGATTTCGTGTAAATCCTATTCTTATTGAGAAAAAAAGTAAAAAAATAGCATTAGCAATTTACCCTAGTTTACATAAAAAACTAAAGGAAATTGCATCAAAAAAAAATATAAGCGTAAACGACTATATTTGTAAAGCTATTAGCATTGCACTAGAAGAAGAAAAAATATAG
- a CDS encoding RNA-guided endonuclease InsQ/TnpB family protein, whose amino-acid sequence MKTYCFKLYKAKRNRKLNKVINISGIIYNHCIALHKRYYRLFKKSLNIYKLQKHLTKLKKIDRFSYFKEVGSQAIQDITQRIDRAYKLFFRNLKHKIRTAPPSFKKIRKYKSFTLKQAGWKLLKGNVIEINKQKYRYFKSRDIEGTVKTITIKRDTLGDIYLYFVCKTNENEVLVRTGNSVGYDFGLKQFLTASDNENIQAPLFFKQNTNTIKKANRILSRKKKGSNHRRLAKIAFARLHKKIANQRKDFHFKLARKICAKYALICIEDLNIKGMQKRWGRKISDYGFAEFIKILEYEARKFSSVVQKIDRYYPSSQICHVCGTKNPETKNLAVRKWVCAKCKISHDRDRNAAINIWKVGTSTFFGEIQ is encoded by the coding sequence GTGAAAACATATTGTTTTAAACTTTATAAGGCAAAAAGAAATAGAAAACTTAATAAAGTTATTAATATATCTGGAATTATCTACAATCACTGCATTGCTCTGCATAAAAGATATTATCGTTTATTTAAAAAATCTCTTAATATCTATAAGCTTCAAAAACATTTAACCAAACTTAAGAAAATAGACAGATTTAGCTATTTTAAAGAAGTAGGCTCGCAAGCTATTCAAGACATAACTCAGAGAATAGACCGTGCTTATAAATTGTTTTTTAGAAATTTAAAACATAAAATTCGTACAGCACCACCATCGTTTAAAAAGATACGAAAATATAAATCATTCACTTTAAAACAAGCTGGTTGGAAACTTTTAAAAGGTAATGTTATAGAGATTAATAAACAAAAATACAGATATTTTAAAAGCAGAGATATTGAAGGAACAGTTAAAACAATAACTATTAAACGAGATACTTTAGGTGATATATATCTTTATTTTGTCTGTAAAACTAATGAGAATGAAGTTTTAGTAAGAACAGGTAACAGCGTCGGTTATGACTTTGGACTTAAACAGTTTTTAACAGCATCAGATAATGAAAATATACAAGCACCCTTATTTTTTAAGCAAAATACTAATACTATAAAAAAAGCTAATAGAATATTATCTCGAAAAAAGAAAGGTTCTAATCATCGCAGATTAGCTAAAATAGCTTTTGCTAGACTGCACAAGAAAATAGCTAATCAAAGAAAAGATTTTCATTTTAAATTGGCTAGAAAAATTTGTGCAAAATATGCTTTAATTTGCATTGAAGATTTAAATATCAAAGGAATGCAAAAACGTTGGGGAAGAAAAATATCTGACTATGGATTTGCTGAATTTATAAAAATTCTTGAATATGAAGCAAGAAAATTTAGCTCAGTAGTGCAAAAGATAGATAGATACTATCCAAGCTCGCAAATTTGCCATGTCTGTGGTACCAAAAATCCCGAAACAAAAAATTTAGCAGTTCGTAAGTGGGTTTGCGCAAAGTGCAAAATCAGCCACGATAGAGATAGAAATGCAGCTATAAATATATGGAAGGTTGGGACATCAACCTTCTTTGGAGAGATACAGTAA
- a CDS encoding DNA adenine methylase: MAKNKLVAPVVKWVGGKRQLLDEITPLLPKRITSYCEPFLGGGAVLFSIQPSKAIVNDLNEDLITVYEIIRDDVESLIADLKKHENTSEYFYAIRDLDRDKATYQAMSKVERASRLIYLNKTCFNGLFRVNSSGEFNSPFGHYKNPNIVNEPVLRAVSKYFSSANIAFCNEDFAVTLSRVGKGGFVYLDPPYDPVSDTSSFTGYNKGGFDRNEQIRLKQYCDDLTQRGIKFMLSNSATEFIKELYKDYNISIVQAKRVINSDASKRGAIEEVLIRNYGTK; the protein is encoded by the coding sequence ATGGCAAAGAACAAACTGGTTGCCCCTGTTGTCAAATGGGTTGGAGGAAAACGCCAGTTGTTAGATGAGATTACGCCTCTACTTCCTAAGCGGATCACTTCTTATTGCGAGCCTTTTTTGGGTGGTGGAGCCGTTTTATTTTCTATTCAGCCATCCAAAGCAATCGTAAATGACTTGAATGAGGATTTGATTACGGTTTACGAAATTATTCGTGACGATGTTGAATCTCTTATTGCCGATCTCAAAAAACACGAAAACACTTCAGAGTATTTTTATGCAATACGAGATTTAGATAGAGATAAAGCAACCTATCAAGCCATGTCAAAGGTTGAGCGTGCATCACGATTAATTTATTTAAACAAAACTTGTTTTAATGGTTTATTTCGGGTTAATTCATCAGGGGAGTTTAATTCTCCTTTTGGTCATTATAAAAATCCTAACATTGTAAACGAACCAGTTCTGCGGGCAGTAAGTAAGTATTTTTCGTCTGCTAATATCGCATTTTGCAATGAAGATTTTGCTGTGACTTTAAGTAGAGTTGGCAAGGGTGGATTTGTGTATCTTGACCCACCGTATGATCCTGTTTCTGATACATCAAGTTTCACCGGCTATAATAAAGGAGGATTTGACAGAAACGAGCAAATCAGACTAAAGCAATATTGTGACGATCTGACGCAGCGAGGCATTAAATTTATGCTATCCAATTCTGCTACAGAGTTCATAAAAGAACTGTATAAGGACTACAACATATCCATTGTACAAGCTAAGAGGGTAATCAATTCAGATGCAAGCAAGCGTGGGGCAATAGAGGAGGTACTAATTAGAAACTATGGGACTAAATGA
- a CDS encoding type II restriction enzyme yields the protein MGLNDTAWESLFDKYHILAEIEQNGQFIISANQIKEFREPRLMTKFDHKINLPNIFTSNNLSILPITRGNYVISSFSAYKEFDEPSQDVQKISIPAHIQSLMPQFLVSEAIALNCANACGILNDFLEDDELVSTVSGRMSSGSFEFSINTALGTKNITVSNSQIEIDAAYEGIHYLSLFEAKRDLSDDFLIRQLYYPFRVWSERVTKTVKSIFLIFSNGMFNLYQYQFEDPQNYNSLKLVKQKNYVIVTEICLADIENLLRTVPLVQEPDISFPQADRMSRIVNLIELLNEKPMTKQDITSEYAFDERQTNYYTDAGRYLGLIDKTHDEDGNILFHLSTCGHRIMSLEYKERQLALVTQILMHKVFNETLKLHLQYGEMPDKQTIIQIMKRSNLYHVESDSTYLRRSSTVVGWVNWILGIIEE from the coding sequence ATGGGACTAAATGATACCGCATGGGAAAGTCTATTTGACAAGTATCATATTCTTGCTGAGATTGAGCAAAATGGACAGTTTATCATTTCAGCAAATCAGATAAAAGAGTTCAGAGAACCTCGGTTAATGACCAAGTTTGACCATAAAATAAATCTCCCCAATATTTTCACATCCAACAACTTATCAATTTTGCCAATAACTCGTGGAAATTATGTTATTTCTTCTTTTTCGGCGTATAAGGAGTTTGACGAGCCATCCCAAGATGTGCAGAAAATATCAATACCAGCACATATCCAAAGTTTAATGCCGCAGTTTCTTGTGAGCGAAGCTATTGCGTTAAATTGTGCTAATGCTTGTGGTATACTTAATGACTTTTTAGAGGATGATGAGCTTGTTTCAACAGTTAGCGGTCGCATGAGTTCCGGTAGTTTTGAATTTAGCATAAACACCGCTTTAGGAACGAAAAATATTACCGTAAGCAATTCTCAAATAGAAATTGATGCAGCATACGAAGGTATCCATTATCTTTCTTTATTTGAGGCTAAGCGGGATTTGTCGGATGATTTTCTTATTCGTCAACTTTATTACCCATTCCGTGTTTGGAGTGAACGAGTGACAAAAACAGTAAAGTCCATTTTCTTGATTTTTTCAAATGGTATGTTCAATTTATATCAATATCAGTTTGAAGATCCACAGAACTATAATTCTCTTAAATTGGTGAAGCAAAAAAATTATGTAATTGTAACAGAGATTTGCTTGGCTGATATTGAAAATCTTTTGAGAACTGTTCCTTTGGTGCAAGAACCTGACATATCATTCCCGCAAGCGGATCGTATGTCTCGAATAGTCAATCTTATTGAGCTATTAAATGAAAAACCGATGACGAAGCAAGACATTACATCAGAGTATGCTTTTGATGAACGCCAAACGAATTATTATACAGACGCAGGTCGGTATCTGGGGCTTATTGACAAAACCCATGATGAAGATGGTAATATTCTATTCCACCTTTCGACCTGCGGACACCGTATAATGAGTTTGGAGTATAAGGAACGCCAGCTTGCACTTGTAACTCAAATATTGATGCACAAAGTATTCAACGAGACATTAAAACTCCATTTGCAATATGGAGAGATGCCGGATAAACAAACTATTATCCAGATTATGAAACGCTCTAATCTATATCATGTTGAATCCGACAGCACATATTTGCGACGTTCCTCTACAGTTGTTGGTTGGGTAAATTGGATTCTAGGAATTAT